aaagtattttttacCTAGCGATTTTACTCTTTTTAAATTTGGAAAAGTCTGTAGTAATTCATTCGGAGTAGTTGGTCTGGTTGCACTAGAACTCATCCGTGAATGTTTACGGTGTCTCTACAAATAGAGATTAAAGAAACAATTAATCTGGGATATGGTAGTGTCATTTAGTAAAAGAAAgtttaaatcgaaatattattgctTACGCGTGCAATTTTTTTCAGATATACTTCAAAGTGATGCATAGTAACTTCAGGAAGATAAGGACTTCTTGGAACGTCCATTTTTTCTACAAACCCATCGCCCCATGTACGAGTAAAGAAATTACtttgttttcctttaaatGGATCATTCAACACTGCAGGTAGATTTTGTATAGCCGAATAAACAGTCCAAGTTGAGCCAGGCTCTAGCAACTGACCATTATTTTTACGTTGGTGCTGCATCGTTGCATGCTTTGTTGCATGGGCTACATAATCTTTATCCGAAACACCTTCCACTGGAAGACTAGTACATACTCCATTATAACCATACAAGCACACATATGATCCACCTTCTCTTGAACAATGTCGATCTCTCAAGTGtctaaaatatatgaatggaAATTATTGCAGAtacaaaggaaagagaaatgaattgatatgaaaaaaagaattaattattattataataatataatctactatctattaaatatgttaaaaatgtatattataaacatgAATAGACAGTGTTTAATTAtatgtgaaataatataatgaatatattgtaataacatATAACTTCAAGAGGACATTGGACAAGTGGACCCACCTAATAAAATCTTGAATGTGTTTAAACGTGAGGTTAGTACAATATTCACACACTAAAATCGTAGACACCGATTCGGATGTCACTACGATTTTCGCCATTTTACATCAATCGTCTTAACTAATCTGTTTAACATCGCCGTGATTAATTTCTTGCTTTATGTCATCGAACGCTCTTCACcaacattatacatatgtacaactATTTAACGTATGCAGTACACGTCCTCAGTTACATACATTTCACGCGAATACGTTTCAAGTTGTCCAACTGAAAAACACGATTATCGTGATACTACCACTATtggcgctctctctctctctctctctctctctcactctctctcgaATGAAAAAGACAAACATGCCGATAATGTTTATCAGAGTAAGACAAGcaatgtagatatatacacacacacacacacacacacacacatatgtgtgCAATAACAAAACTTACTAAACGTTGGGGTCTCTGGCATTTACACGTCATGCTCTATATTATCGACAATCCACCAGAAATAATAGCAAAATCGTAGAGCTTATGAAAGTGTTTCTCGATTACAATTCGATTacaattcgattaaattcgattaaattcgattaaattcgattaaattcgattaaattcaattaaactcgatcgtttgattttttcaaaaataattaatacggaagaataataatgcgCAGTATCGGTATACGTATCCGTGCAACTACCGTGAACGTTCCATAATATACGGTCTCCATGGCAGAACGCTGTCTACTTTGAGGTTATGAACGATTTGACAACTACATCGACACTGTGTACTTGACGGAATATAAATCAAAGAATATGGATAGCGAACAAGAGAATACACTAAAATTGGAAGGCCATGCAGATAGAAAATACATTAGCTTTCAAGGTCTTAAAAAAGCTTCCAAATGTCCAAGCAATCGTATTGAATGTTTAGATACAAATCAGACCGATTCACAACAATTCAATAATCGAGATAttacaagaaagaaaggtacCGTACGGATAGAccgtataaaaatttgaaggaACTATGTACTAACttgtaaaaaatgtttacatttttgtatcaaacataataaattatgtatttcttacgtataataagagtaaaatcctttatcataataagaaccttttttttacatcgtaTTTCTAGGTGTGTCTTTGATGCAATTTGTACAGACAGAATTAACAAGAGGATACCAATTAGAATACGATGAAGAAAGATTTTCtgcaagaagagagaagatctATTCGTTTATGAAAATTCCTAGAGAAGTTGAAAAATTCATGATTTATGGCTTTCTCCAGGTATAGAGTGATGTTTCGCAAATTGTTTAATATGAATaagtacaaataatattatctcttttacaGTGTGcagattcatttttatttgtctatACATTTTTACCATTAAGATTTATTATGGCATTATGGGCTGTAGCCACAAGACCCCTTTGGCATTGCTTAgggtagatatatatatatatatattttttatttatttataaataattttatatacatgcattgttctatataaaacgaataataataaatgtttttattccGATCAATTTGCAGAAGTAAGAAACTTCGtgccaaaagaaaagaaaggattttGAGGCCGGCCGAAGTATGTGATTTATTAAAGGGAGTGGTAGTATTAGGTTGCTGGGCAGCCACATGGAAAGTGGACACATCAATGATGTACCATGTAGTTAAAAGTCAGTCggtgataaaattatatattttttataatatgttaGAAGTAGGAGATCGACTTTTTAGCGCATTTGGTCAGGATACAATAGACGCATTACTTTGGACTGCCACAGAACCACGTTCTCGAACACGATCAACTCGTTCTCAACACTTGGGAACATTGCCACATCTCCTATTTGCTCTTGCTTATGTGTGTATCCTTATAATGCTCAttcaaaacaaataataagatatttcttatatcataatatattcttGCATTTTCTACGATATAAAAAGCTTATGAGACTCCTTgactaaattttttataacgcaTACAGTGCTGCATAGTATACTGGTGCTATTTCAAGCGACTACCTTAAATGTAGCTATAAACAGCAGCAACAAAGCTCTTCTTACAATAATGATGTCTAACAACGTGAGTTTTATTCCCTGTAAATATCGCTTTcccttataaataattcatataaatataagattttatgATATTCCTTTTCAGTTCGTTGAATTAAAAGGTTCTGTTTTCAAGAAATTTGACAAGAATAATTTGTTTCAATTATCTTGTGCCGATGTCAGAGAACGTTTTCACTTAACGATGTTACTGTTAGCGGTTACATTGCAAACAATGAAGGAGTACGCATGGCGAGCTGATAGGCTAATTGTCCTGCTACCCGATTGCGTAATGTTGCTATTAGCAGAAGTTCTTGTTGACTGGgtttgtatattaaatattattatgatatatgaaatacatatgtattttttatttatttatttacttatctaGAACTAATATAAATACCATGTTTGTGTGTAAAGGTAAAGCATGCATTCATCACTCGTTTTAACGAGCTAAGCTCAACTGTCTATAGGGATTACACAGTTAGTTTGGCTTATGATATGGCTCAAACGAGACAAAAAACAGCATTTTCTGATCCATCGGATTTGATAGCTCGGAGAATGGGTTTTATCCCATTACCCCTTAGCGTTGCTATGGGCAGGGTATTATGTACAACTTTAACACCATCTGCAAGACCAgcaaatttcattttgttaatattagcATATCTCATACTCGTAGCTTTACGTATATTAAACAGTCTAATTATTTTGGGTAGAGCATGCGATTTAATATCTTCGCATGCACATTCAAATAGAAATGAGACGGGTGAGGAAACATTGATtcagaatttaaataaatcaagtgCAGATGCAAAAGATCCGAACCTGGCAACAgctatattttcaaatagcgCTGTCAGTTTGAATAATGTATGTCTTAACGATGCTCTACTTAAATcggacgatattaacgacgaCCTGGATAGATCTCTGGATAATTCGGCTGAAGTTGGCCCACCagttaaaaacattttaagAAGTGGAAGTGAACCTCTACTTCCTCAATGACACCTTTTCTTAGTATAATTGTAGCTCAAAACTTTTTCGTTCATAAATAATACCACTAgccatgtatacatatatgtaggcatacttatgtgtgtgtgtacatgttATTCTCAGGTTTTTTATGATAtgatgaattaaatataagtatttaagaaaatagaaaaagaaataaaatttcaaggtACACTTTAATAcacattatttcattatagatCCAAATAAATATCCTAATTCGTCCATTATATttgtaacaaattattttattgtgaCAAATATAACAAAGTAATGGAGGATATTATCGTACCccctttcctctttattttttatacctgCTTAAGACGTCGTGAACTAATCGTGAACTGATGGAGGACGATCGATGAACAAATCCATAcacgaatattttataattgcaTAATGCAAAATGATTCTGAAAACGAGATGAGAggtaataattaaacgatattacATTCTGTAAAACGTCGCACAGCTCTTGAGAAGCATTAGACttggaataattttgtttcagAGTAGGTCGATCTTTTAATGTCAACAAGAATAACCACCATTGGAAGGAACAATGCGACTTATCCACTTTTCAGTTTTCTCCTTTCGTACTCCGAGGATTAAATGTCTGAAATTCACTCTTTCCATACCGTCCCTacatttaatcgtttaaattcGGAAgagtatcattaataaataatgattatttttactaacaatagtttttatcaatattacaaTGATCGTAAGAcacgatcgatataaaataaattctttttaatttaatctttcgAGAAAATATATCGCGAGCACAGgatagtataattaataaacaaaaattattttatttaaatcctAACACGTCCGGTTAACAATTGACACTTGAATATTTACTAACCTCATGACACCCCGGGAATTAAAGTAGAGCTTTTAAAGTAGTATTCCACTTAATTTGTGGGTCTTCAGATGCAATAACCTCCACGTGATAAGATACTCGCAGTATAGAATTGCATCTAAtagaatttcaatattatcgaGAGAATGGCTCCATGTCTTTCACTGATCTTTCGTCGATTCTTAAGACATAGCGTTTGACTCAGCTCGGATCGTATAGCGTCGCGACGATATTACTGATGTCGTGATGATATTTCTTTCCCGTGTCTTCGGCATACATGACGGAGGAAAATAGAGAGGGGTATCGCCTGTGCGGGTCCCCACTACCACCGATACCGTGATATAATGACAAAGCTTAGCTCTTaggaataaagtaaatataacgTATATTCACATATTCTTAATAAAGATTTGATCTTGTCGGCTGCGTTACGGAAGGTTAGATTAAGGATTACGTCACTTAGAATTAACATTCTCAAGCAATAGATTTATGAGAACATGATAGTTCTAGATTTAAAATTACTCGAAATAGATTTAAGAACTAAACGTAATTAAtctattaatgaaagaaaagacttTAACGAACGACCAACTAGGAATgatcaaaaaattatactcATCAATAACGTTATGCCGCTGCGTAACATGCAGGAGCGTTGTGCCGCTGTCATATTAGGACGAGGTAGGTGGCGATCTCGTCGCGATTGTTACGCCTCCTCTGGCATAATATTAGAACTAACACGCCTCGGCGCCACCTAACGTAAGAGAAAccaatcaaagaaagaaagtaaaagacaaCAAAGACCCCGGGAACAAAAAAGGAATCAttcattctttgtttttcaaataaaaaaaattttaattatgaataaatattacgattatgTATGTGGAATATAtgctataatttataattataaaataaaatatgtataataatcattttaccTTAGCCACTTTGGGCTTTTTTGTGATTATATTCCATGacgttttcataaaataaaataaattacagtgaataattttaaaagaataatttaaaaagtccaagaatctttttatattttgagatATTTGTAGTAAACCGTTCTTTTCTCCTATATCATCCCATCCATGACTTTCCAAAATATCTGTAAATAGAAACACTCGTTTTTCATTACATACCTTTATACCTTGCTGAAATCGTGATATTTTTCCAtgatactataatataatatttttttttccttaacacTTTTTCGATTTATAAGAATTGATTGTTACAATAACATCTggattattaacattaaaaatgatcCAAAGATGATCCAACGTTAGAGGTTGCACAATCGGTCTTTCTTCATAGCGGcacataaatttcaattttggtGGAAGAGTAGTGAGTTTTAGTAGCCTTTTGGAAACATCTTCAATTTAGCTACAAGAATAtgtgacatatatataaaaataacatgatATTGATCGATCTTTTCATTCCAAGACCAAATAAATATCATGGGTTAATagctttttttctgtttcaaaCTTGTTTCCAATGTATAGCCAGTCGACTTttgagataattttttttggtaTTTCTAAATGTCATCTATTTActgtgtaataataaatttttattgatcaaCGTCTCCTTATATTTTGCTTATTTCATCTTGCTCAATCTCTTTCACTTTCGCTCACTTTCCCTCCAGCGATGAGATACCCAAATggaaaatttaatcaaattttggTTATTTCATCTTGCTcactgctctctctctctctctctctctctctctctctctctctctctttctctctctctctctctctcttgctttctcctttttttctccccataCGACTCATACCAGTGGATTGACGTAGATCATATCGAatgatttctcttttcatgTACGTTATTACGTCGTAGCTGTCACACGTGGAAATTTAACCAATATTTTAAGGAATACTTggcattctttctctttttttcttccgatGAAGAAGTTTCTAGTGAAGTTTCTTCGGAAAACATAAACGTACATATTACACTTtcttaatgattaaataaaaaaatgtcattttttAGAAAACACGCACCCTCTATACTCATGTTAAGTGTTTTTTATGTGTAATCATATCACTCGTTCGTACAGTCGGTCATTATCGTTTCTTGTTATCCACTTAAATCGTATACTTTTTAGAactattaatcttttaaaataagagCTTCTAATCTCCAAACGAGTAGAAATACACATTCTTATCTCTCCTACAGCTTACATTTTTATTCCCTAAATCACCGAGATAATcattactttaatattattcaccTACGAACCCTAACCCTACATATagtttctatatatctcttcATATACATGTAGAAAGTATTCGTAAAGTGATCAATTCGAAATAAGACTTTGTGAATTTATggcttattaattaattttttataaacaatgatacatattatattttcgtaaatGTCTAGAGTGGACATAGTCCAAAAAAAATTAGttgtttgtataatttataagattagtaagaaaaagcaaaacatCGACAGAAATATTAAACCAGTGGTATTCGCACAGTTCTTATTTCGAGATGTTtgcaaaaga
This Vespa velutina chromosome 22, iVesVel2.1, whole genome shotgun sequence DNA region includes the following protein-coding sequences:
- the LOC124956597 gene encoding protein TAPT1 homolog is translated as MDSEQENTLKLEGHADRKYISFQGLKKASKCPSNRIECLDTNQTDSQQFNNRDITRKKGVSLMQFVQTELTRGYQLEYDEERFSARREKIYSFMKIPREVEKFMIYGFLQCADSFLFVYTFLPLRFIMALWAVATRPLWHCLGSKKLRAKRKERILRPAEVCDLLKGVVVLGCWAATWKVDTSMMYHVVKSQSVIKLYIFYNMLEVGDRLFSAFGQDTIDALLWTATEPRSRTRSTRSQHLGTLPHLLFALAYVLLHSILVLFQATTLNVAINSSNKALLTIMMSNNFVELKGSVFKKFDKNNLFQLSCADVRERFHLTMLLLAVTLQTMKEYAWRADRLIVLLPDCVMLLLAEVLVDWVKHAFITRFNELSSTVYRDYTVSLAYDMAQTRQKTAFSDPSDLIARRMGFIPLPLSVAMGRVLCTTLTPSARPANFILLILAYLILVALRILNSLIILGRACDLISSHAHSNRNETGEETLIQNLNKSSADAKDPNLATAIFSNSAVSLNNVCLNDALLKSDDINDDLDRSLDNSAEVGPPVKNILRSGSEPLLPQ